The Leucobacter sp. UCMA 4100 genome window below encodes:
- the proC gene encoding pyrroline-5-carboxylate reductase: protein MSTLDNPDLPTIAMLGVGSMGGAILEGLLAPSVNRSAPVRVTTNSEASAAKLNEHADVVAHAVEKNPDANRVAARGAKAIIVGVKPWLVHDVLKEIADELDEDAVVISVAAGVTIDSMRALLPSYVSVLRVMPNTPSLVGRGVSGVVGVEDTPPEALDLASRLFSTVGDVIVVNDEAQLDALSAISGSGPAYVFYFIEKLTAAAERLGFTNDQARRMVEGTFLGASMLLDHQGGTPEALRRKVTSPNGTTEKAIESFSQAGLDAIMDDAVGAAITRAQQLARGE, encoded by the coding sequence ATGAGCACTCTCGATAACCCAGACCTGCCCACCATCGCCATGCTCGGAGTCGGATCGATGGGTGGTGCCATTCTCGAGGGCCTCCTCGCGCCCTCGGTCAACCGCTCTGCGCCCGTGCGCGTCACCACGAACAGCGAGGCGAGCGCCGCGAAACTCAACGAGCACGCCGACGTCGTCGCACACGCGGTCGAGAAGAACCCCGACGCGAACCGGGTCGCGGCAAGGGGCGCCAAAGCCATCATCGTCGGGGTGAAGCCCTGGCTCGTTCACGACGTACTCAAAGAAATTGCCGATGAGCTTGACGAAGATGCGGTGGTGATCTCGGTCGCGGCAGGCGTCACGATCGACAGCATGCGCGCGCTCCTTCCCTCATACGTTTCGGTCTTACGCGTCATGCCCAACACCCCGTCGCTCGTTGGCCGCGGGGTTTCGGGCGTCGTCGGGGTCGAAGACACTCCCCCAGAGGCGCTCGATCTCGCGAGCCGCCTCTTCAGCACCGTGGGCGACGTGATCGTTGTGAACGACGAAGCGCAGCTCGACGCTCTCTCGGCGATCTCAGGCTCGGGCCCCGCATACGTCTTCTACTTCATCGAGAAACTCACCGCGGCCGCTGAACGCCTCGGCTTCACGAACGACCAGGCGAGGCGCATGGTCGAGGGAACCTTTCTCGGCGCAAGCATGCTGCTCGATCACCAGGGCGGCACGCCAGAGGCGCTTCGCCGCAAGGTGACGAGCCCGAACGGCACCACCGAAAAGGCCATCGAAAGCTTCTCGCAGGCAGGCCTCGACGCCATCATGGACGACGCGGTTGGCGCGGCGATCACCCGCGCCCAGCAGCTCGCACGGGGCGAGTAG
- a CDS encoding cation diffusion facilitator family transporter: protein MSANLGIAITKFIAAFFSGSSAMLAEGVHSLADTGNQLLLLIGGKRSKRRADAKHPFGYGRERYLYAFVVAVVLFTVGGMFSVYEGIEKFKHPEALTMWWLPLLVLVIAIVLESMSLRVAVRESKPLKGERSWWQFIRHEKSPELPVILLEDFAALVGLVLAFFGVGLTALTGNCIYDALATIAIGVLLIAVAVVLVIEVSSLLVGEGANPEDLAKIEAAIVSVKGVERIIHMKTLYLGPEELMIGVKISVGPERKVRELSFLINQAERHVRAQVPHAKVIYIEPDVWRDPSATPLTEDIVTLSYD from the coding sequence ATGAGCGCCAACCTTGGCATCGCGATCACAAAGTTTATTGCCGCATTTTTCTCGGGTTCGTCGGCCATGCTCGCAGAGGGTGTGCACTCTCTCGCTGATACCGGCAACCAGTTGCTCCTGCTCATCGGGGGCAAGCGCTCGAAGCGCCGCGCCGATGCGAAGCACCCCTTTGGGTACGGGCGGGAGCGCTACCTGTACGCGTTCGTCGTCGCCGTCGTGCTCTTCACGGTCGGTGGCATGTTCTCGGTCTACGAGGGCATTGAAAAGTTCAAGCACCCCGAGGCGCTCACGATGTGGTGGCTGCCGCTTCTCGTGCTGGTCATCGCGATCGTGCTCGAGTCAATGTCGCTCCGCGTCGCCGTGCGCGAGAGCAAGCCGCTCAAGGGCGAGCGCAGCTGGTGGCAGTTCATTCGTCACGAGAAGTCGCCCGAGCTGCCCGTGATCTTGCTTGAAGACTTCGCCGCGCTCGTGGGCCTCGTGCTTGCCTTCTTCGGCGTTGGTCTCACCGCCCTCACCGGAAACTGCATCTACGACGCCCTCGCCACCATCGCCATTGGCGTGCTGCTCATCGCGGTCGCGGTGGTGCTCGTGATCGAGGTTTCGAGCCTGCTCGTGGGAGAGGGAGCAAACCCCGAAGACCTGGCCAAGATCGAGGCGGCGATCGTGAGCGTCAAGGGCGTCGAGCGCATCATTCACATGAAGACGCTCTACCTCGGCCCCGAAGAGCTCATGATCGGCGTCAAGATTAGTGTCGGCCCAGAGCGCAAGGTGCGCGAGCTCTCGTTCCTTATTAACCAGGCCGAGCGCCACGTGCGCGCCCAGGTGCCCCACGCCAAGGTCATCTACATTGAGCCCGACGTGTGGCGCGACCCCTCGGCGACGCCGCTGACCGAAGACATCGTGACGCTGAGCTACGACTAA
- a CDS encoding FadR/GntR family transcriptional regulator: MTHSFEPAVPVHTYQRIVDQIEQAIVSGEIPVGSQLASERELMVQFDVSRPTIREALRVLQSIGLIASRPGTRGGPLVLAPSPETLTRSFRAMVGTDALNVSELVEYRIVLEGSASRLAALRHTNEELERMRRGIERMEQCARDNAEDFADADLEFHEAVWAASGNAIVEMSGQAVSGVLRQIMQQHAEGTHHDNREKLENARIDRGLFEAIAARDSARAGFIAQQAIADRFAPSFGSDEQAILRMLAD; encoded by the coding sequence ATGACACACAGTTTCGAACCCGCGGTTCCGGTGCACACCTACCAACGAATCGTCGACCAGATCGAGCAGGCCATTGTCAGCGGCGAGATACCGGTCGGCTCACAACTCGCGAGCGAACGAGAGCTCATGGTGCAGTTTGACGTGAGCCGCCCAACGATCCGCGAGGCACTTCGCGTGCTGCAGAGCATCGGGCTCATCGCTTCAAGGCCGGGCACCCGCGGCGGCCCGCTCGTGCTCGCCCCCTCACCCGAGACACTCACGCGATCGTTTCGCGCAATGGTCGGCACTGACGCCTTGAACGTCTCAGAGCTCGTCGAATACCGCATCGTACTCGAGGGGTCAGCGAGCCGCCTCGCCGCCCTGCGCCACACCAACGAAGAACTCGAGCGCATGCGTCGCGGCATCGAACGCATGGAACAGTGCGCCCGTGACAACGCGGAAGATTTCGCCGACGCTGACCTCGAATTTCACGAGGCGGTCTGGGCGGCATCGGGCAACGCCATCGTTGAGATGAGCGGCCAGGCCGTCTCGGGCGTGCTGCGACAGATCATGCAACAGCACGCCGAAGGAACCCACCACGACAACCGAGAGAAGCTCGAAAACGCGCGCATTGACCGGGGGCTCTTCGAAGCTATCGCGGCGAGAGACTCTGCACGGGCTGGCTTCATCGCACAGCAGGCCATCGCCGATCGCTTCGCACCAAGCTTCGGCTCAGACGAGCAGGCCATCCTGCGCATGCTCGCAGACTAG
- a CDS encoding ABC transporter substrate-binding protein, whose protein sequence is MQTQKPFVYAAALVTAGALLLTGCSAGAGGSGGSGGEGGAAPTTVTVALTGTPTNLDFTTTAGAAIPQALMANVYEGLVELNQEGEIVPLLASGWEVSDDRATYTFTLNDGVTFSNGAPFTAEDVKFSFERVQSDWVTTLKGKMDVVESVEVLSDTEVAVHLSRPSNQWLFDLATPVGAIFTPDGVDDLANAPVGTGPYEVASWAPNEKIVLDTRDDYWGDAPKVEQVTLRYFADATATTNALQTGDVDAVANLQAPELLDAFENNDAFTVTEGTSSGEVSLSLNNRVEPFDDVRVRQAVLYAIDEQAIIDTAWSGYGTTVATYAVPTDPYYEDLNDVYPHDPEKARELLAEAGQENVEVTFDVPTRPYAQAVSEIVVSQLKDVGINATIRSSEFPAVWLDQVFTNHDFQMTTILAVEARDMLTVFNNPDYYIGYDNSKIEALAAEADGADEDGYVEGMREVARQIVDDAASGVLFLFPNIVVTKSDLQGMPENAIIEALDLTNLSWK, encoded by the coding sequence ATGCAAACTCAGAAACCATTTGTCTATGCCGCGGCGTTGGTGACCGCGGGTGCGTTACTACTGACGGGCTGCTCGGCCGGGGCAGGGGGAAGCGGTGGGTCAGGCGGTGAGGGCGGTGCCGCACCAACGACGGTGACGGTCGCGCTCACGGGCACTCCCACCAACCTCGACTTCACGACGACCGCCGGCGCCGCGATTCCTCAGGCGCTCATGGCCAACGTCTACGAAGGCCTCGTCGAACTGAACCAGGAAGGCGAGATCGTTCCGCTGCTCGCCTCAGGGTGGGAGGTGAGTGATGACCGGGCCACCTACACCTTCACGCTGAATGATGGCGTGACCTTCTCGAACGGCGCGCCCTTCACCGCCGAAGACGTCAAGTTCAGCTTTGAGCGGGTGCAGAGTGACTGGGTCACGACGCTCAAGGGCAAGATGGATGTCGTTGAGAGCGTCGAGGTGCTCTCTGACACCGAGGTTGCCGTGCACCTGAGCCGACCCTCGAACCAGTGGCTTTTTGATCTCGCGACCCCGGTCGGCGCGATCTTTACGCCCGACGGCGTTGATGATCTCGCGAACGCTCCCGTGGGCACGGGGCCGTACGAGGTCGCCTCGTGGGCTCCGAACGAAAAGATCGTGCTCGACACCCGCGACGACTACTGGGGCGACGCCCCGAAGGTTGAGCAGGTGACGCTTCGGTACTTTGCCGATGCCACGGCAACGACCAACGCGCTGCAAACGGGCGACGTCGATGCCGTCGCGAACCTCCAGGCACCCGAACTCCTCGACGCCTTTGAGAACAACGACGCGTTCACCGTCACCGAGGGCACCTCGAGCGGCGAGGTGTCGCTCTCACTGAACAACCGCGTCGAGCCGTTCGACGACGTGCGTGTGCGCCAGGCCGTGCTCTACGCGATTGACGAGCAGGCCATTATTGACACCGCCTGGAGCGGGTACGGAACGACCGTGGCAACCTACGCGGTACCCACCGACCCCTACTACGAAGACCTCAACGACGTGTACCCGCACGATCCCGAGAAGGCCCGCGAGCTTCTCGCCGAGGCTGGGCAAGAAAACGTCGAGGTGACCTTCGACGTGCCCACGAGGCCCTACGCTCAGGCGGTCTCTGAAATTGTGGTTTCGCAGTTGAAAGACGTGGGCATCAACGCGACGATCCGCTCATCAGAGTTTCCTGCAGTGTGGCTCGACCAGGTGTTCACGAACCACGACTTCCAGATGACGACGATTCTCGCCGTCGAAGCGCGTGACATGCTGACCGTCTTCAACAACCCTGACTATTACATCGGGTACGACAACTCGAAGATCGAGGCGCTCGCCGCAGAGGCCGATGGCGCCGACGAAGATGGGTACGTCGAGGGCATGCGCGAGGTCGCTCGTCAGATCGTTGACGACGCCGCGAGCGGGGTGCTCTTCCTCTTTCCCAACATCGTCGTGACGAAGAGCGACCTGCAGGGAATGCCTGAAAACGCCATTATCGAGGCGCTCGACCTCACCAATCTCAGCTGGAAGTAA
- a CDS encoding ABC transporter permease has translation MAIRILINLARFLVTFGVATIIVFFFMRLIPGDPAQVALGINATPELLEQTRREFGTDRPLIVQYFDWVGGLFVGDFGTSYLTRQDISPMVIDRLQVSLILVLSAMVLALLIAIPLGTWSAVKHRNLSGVMISVGSQLGVAIPGFLAAILLVMFFAVGLGWFPANGWTPPGQDFGDFLRRLVLPVVSLAAVQGAILTRYVRSAVLEVQSEDYLRTARAKGLGKAGALMKHGLRNAAIPVITVTGVQLAALIIGAVVIERVFVIPGLGSMLLDAVGNRDLLTVQSVVMVLVAFTLILNLVVDIVYTVVDPRMRRSSAR, from the coding sequence ATGGCCATTCGAATTCTCATCAATCTTGCACGGTTTTTGGTGACCTTTGGCGTCGCCACGATCATCGTGTTCTTTTTTATGCGGCTTATTCCGGGCGATCCGGCTCAGGTCGCGCTCGGGATTAACGCGACCCCCGAGCTGCTCGAACAGACGAGACGTGAGTTCGGCACCGACCGACCGCTGATCGTGCAGTACTTTGACTGGGTGGGTGGCCTTTTCGTCGGCGACTTCGGCACCTCATACCTGACGCGCCAGGACATCAGCCCGATGGTGATTGACCGCCTGCAGGTGAGTCTCATCCTGGTGCTGAGCGCGATGGTGCTGGCGCTGCTCATCGCGATTCCGCTCGGCACCTGGTCGGCGGTGAAGCACCGAAACCTCTCGGGCGTCATGATTAGCGTCGGCTCACAGCTCGGCGTCGCGATTCCTGGTTTTCTTGCCGCAATCTTGCTCGTCATGTTCTTCGCGGTAGGCCTCGGCTGGTTTCCGGCCAACGGCTGGACCCCACCGGGACAAGACTTCGGTGATTTCTTGCGGCGTCTCGTACTGCCGGTCGTCTCGCTCGCCGCGGTGCAGGGCGCGATTCTCACGCGGTATGTGAGGTCGGCCGTGCTTGAGGTGCAGAGCGAAGACTATTTGCGCACCGCGAGGGCGAAGGGCCTCGGCAAGGCGGGCGCGCTCATGAAGCACGGGCTGCGCAACGCCGCAATCCCGGTGATCACGGTGACGGGCGTGCAGCTCGCGGCGCTCATCATCGGTGCCGTGGTGATCGAGCGGGTGTTTGTGATTCCAGGCCTCGGCTCGATGCTGCTCGACGCGGTGGGCAACCGTGACCTGCTCACGGTGCAGTCGGTCGTGATGGTGCTCGTCGCCTTCACTCTCATTCTCAACCTGGTGGTCGACATCGTGTACACGGTCGTCGACCCGCGCATGCGAAGGAGCTCGGCACGATGA
- a CDS encoding ABC transporter permease yields the protein MSNPSTSPFPAQAPRTRALQVPGGPSRKRTATERRALSPTLIIGLVLVGLVVLAALVSFVWTPYDPVQADPEARLAGPSAAHLLGTDRYGRDLFSAMLYGSRITLFVGLVSVGIALVIGTPIGILAGIRGGWIEEIIMRGSDIMLAFPALLLAIMLSAVFGASTLTAMVAIGIASVPGFARVARSGTLQVMSTEYVLAAKAASQSRLRIAVRHVLPNIIGIIFVQCSVSFALAVLAEAALSFLGLGTPPPTPSWGRMLQESQQFLGTHPLLAVWPGVAIAVAVMGFNLLGDGLRDRFDPKLSGGRG from the coding sequence ATGAGCAACCCCTCGACCTCACCATTTCCCGCTCAGGCTCCCCGCACCCGCGCGCTGCAGGTCCCGGGTGGCCCCTCGCGCAAGCGAACCGCGACTGAGCGGCGCGCGCTCTCGCCAACGCTCATCATCGGCCTCGTGCTCGTGGGGCTCGTGGTGCTTGCGGCCCTCGTCTCGTTTGTCTGGACCCCGTACGACCCGGTGCAGGCAGACCCCGAAGCGAGGCTCGCCGGCCCGAGTGCTGCGCACCTGCTCGGCACCGACCGGTACGGCCGCGACCTTTTCTCGGCCATGCTCTACGGCTCGCGCATCACACTGTTTGTCGGGCTCGTCTCGGTTGGCATCGCGCTCGTGATCGGCACCCCGATCGGCATTCTCGCCGGTATTCGAGGCGGGTGGATCGAAGAGATCATCATGCGCGGCTCAGATATCATGCTCGCTTTTCCCGCTCTGCTGCTCGCCATCATGCTGAGCGCGGTGTTTGGGGCCTCGACGTTGACCGCGATGGTCGCGATTGGCATCGCGAGTGTGCCCGGCTTTGCGAGGGTGGCCCGCTCGGGCACCCTGCAGGTGATGAGTACCGAGTACGTGCTCGCGGCGAAGGCTGCGAGCCAGTCGCGGTTGCGCATCGCGGTGCGCCACGTGTTGCCAAACATCATCGGCATCATCTTTGTGCAGTGCTCGGTGTCGTTTGCCCTCGCGGTGCTCGCCGAGGCGGCACTGAGTTTCTTGGGCCTCGGCACCCCGCCGCCGACACCGTCGTGGGGTCGCATGCTGCAAGAGTCGCAGCAGTTTCTTGGCACTCACCCCTTGCTGGCGGTGTGGCCCGGTGTCGCTATCGCCGTCGCGGTCATGGGCTTCAACCTCCTGGGTGATGGCCTGCGCGACCGCTTTGATCCGAAACTTTCAGGAGGCAGAGGCTAA
- a CDS encoding dipeptide ABC transporter ATP-binding protein: protein MASSPLLDVRGLNVRTAERTLVHNFSLQMAHGERIGLIGESGSGKSLTTTALLGLLPEGVSAEGSVRLDGHGGNLLEAPEAELMKLRGQDMAMVFQEPLTALNPLMRAGAQVAEAVRLHQPGVSRADAHRKAVEMLDAVHLPDPEQAAKAYPHQLSGGQRQRVMLAMALVNDPSLLLCDEPTTALDVTVQRQVLDLILELVRERGTGLLFITHDLAVVANMCTRVLVMNEGVIVEEGSTAQVFMNPQHEYTRGLLAASDLDAVDQDGRLFTVATARDYVPPAPGAPDEPLGTEPELGAAPGVADSQAPAVSPAEPSHEEPIMKVTDLVRTYTRSKTSLFAPAAEVKALKSISFELKPGGRLGVVGESGSGKSTLLRILAGLDQPTSGSAIVAGNEVAGARESQLRELRQNLQIVFQDPMGSLDPRMRVGQIIAEPLLVRGRNETPEERERMVAEMLEAVGLPADAAKRYPHQFSGGQRQRISIARALICRPQVVVADEPVSALDVSVRAQVLNLLTDLVDEYGLTLVFVSHDLNVVRHICDQVIVMQSGEIVEAGETERVYRDAQHPYTQRLIASSLSLRQELAHVS, encoded by the coding sequence ATGGCATCGTCACCACTTCTCGATGTGCGAGGGCTCAACGTTCGCACGGCAGAGCGCACGCTCGTGCACAACTTTTCTCTGCAGATGGCTCACGGCGAGCGTATTGGGCTCATCGGCGAGTCTGGCTCGGGCAAGTCGCTCACCACGACCGCCCTGCTCGGGCTTTTGCCCGAGGGCGTGAGCGCCGAGGGTTCGGTGCGGCTCGACGGTCACGGGGGCAACCTGCTTGAAGCTCCCGAGGCAGAGCTCATGAAGCTGCGCGGGCAAGACATGGCGATGGTGTTTCAGGAGCCGCTCACCGCGCTCAACCCGCTCATGCGTGCGGGCGCGCAGGTGGCCGAGGCGGTGCGGCTGCACCAGCCGGGTGTTTCGCGCGCTGACGCACACCGCAAGGCCGTCGAGATGCTCGACGCGGTGCACCTGCCCGATCCTGAGCAGGCGGCCAAAGCCTACCCGCACCAGCTTTCCGGGGGTCAGCGCCAGCGCGTCATGCTCGCCATGGCGCTCGTGAACGACCCGAGCCTGTTGCTGTGTGATGAGCCCACCACGGCGCTCGACGTGACGGTGCAGCGCCAAGTGCTCGACCTGATTCTTGAGCTCGTGCGTGAGCGCGGCACCGGGCTGCTCTTTATTACGCACGACCTCGCCGTGGTCGCCAACATGTGCACCCGGGTGCTCGTCATGAACGAGGGCGTGATCGTTGAAGAGGGCAGCACGGCTCAGGTCTTCATGAACCCGCAGCACGAGTACACGCGTGGCCTGCTCGCGGCCTCTGACCTCGACGCGGTCGATCAAGATGGGCGCCTGTTTACCGTGGCGACGGCTCGTGACTACGTTCCTCCCGCCCCCGGGGCTCCTGACGAGCCGCTTGGCACCGAGCCTGAGCTTGGTGCGGCACCCGGCGTGGCAGACAGCCAAGCGCCAGCGGTCAGCCCCGCTGAGCCCAGCCATGAAGAACCCATTATGAAGGTCACCGACCTCGTGCGCACCTACACGCGCTCGAAGACGAGCCTCTTTGCGCCGGCAGCCGAGGTGAAAGCGCTCAAGAGCATTTCGTTTGAGCTGAAGCCCGGCGGGCGACTCGGTGTCGTCGGCGAGTCAGGCTCTGGCAAGTCAACCCTGTTGCGTATCCTCGCGGGTCTTGATCAGCCAACGTCGGGAAGCGCGATCGTCGCGGGCAACGAGGTCGCGGGGGCCCGTGAGTCGCAACTGCGTGAGCTGCGTCAAAACCTGCAAATTGTGTTCCAAGACCCCATGGGCTCGCTTGACCCGCGCATGAGGGTTGGGCAGATCATCGCTGAGCCCCTGCTCGTTCGCGGGCGCAACGAGACTCCCGAAGAGCGTGAGCGCATGGTCGCCGAGATGCTCGAGGCCGTGGGGTTGCCGGCTGACGCCGCAAAGCGTTACCCGCACCAGTTCTCTGGCGGCCAGCGGCAACGCATTTCGATCGCGCGGGCGCTCATTTGCCGCCCTCAAGTCGTTGTTGCAGACGAGCCGGTGAGCGCGCTTGACGTTTCGGTGCGTGCCCAGGTGCTGAACCTGCTGACCGACCTCGTTGACGAGTACGGGCTCACGCTCGTGTTTGTGTCGCACGACCTGAACGTCGTGCGCCACATTTGTGACCAGGTGATCGTCATGCAGTCGGGCGAGATCGTCGAGGCCGGCGAGACCGAGCGGGTATACCGCGATGCCCAGCACCCCTACACGCAACGGCTCATTGCCTCGTCGCTTTCGCTGCGGCAAGAGCTCGCACACGTTTCATAA
- a CDS encoding amidase has translation MTHAQSSSWSLDAATLVEKYRSGELTPSEVAESVIARVAEREPELNAFYLFDEEQVRADAAASTKRWQAGSPLSDFDGVPATVKENIAREGKPKPSGTAIPNPPVAERNAPTTDRLLEAGVVILGSTTMPDWGMLSSGVSSLHGITRNGLNPAHTSGGSSAGAGTAAAAGYGPLHVGTDIGGSIRLPGSWQGLTALKPSEGLIPLDVPYTGRAAGPLTRTAGDAIRLMSLIAKPDARDYLTRPYEPMQWIAQPLSPRGMRVAIQRDAGSGLAVEPETAAALERAAERFEAAGAEVVDLDPFMAPEVLDGLVDFWRSRSYADYEALDEAGQAAVLPFIAEWCIAGAGRSAAETVRGRNMADEMARVTRQATAPFDLVISPVTPVAAFAAEEPMPVLDPLATMGHISFTVPYNMSGQPAVSVGMGVQADGRTIGLQIASRIGTDDRLMRVALWFEQVRGTAAEVDWAAVR, from the coding sequence ATGACACACGCACAGAGTTCATCCTGGTCGCTTGATGCTGCGACACTCGTCGAGAAGTATCGGAGCGGCGAATTGACGCCGAGCGAGGTCGCCGAGAGCGTCATTGCGAGGGTGGCCGAGCGCGAGCCAGAACTCAATGCCTTCTACCTCTTCGACGAAGAACAAGTTCGTGCCGATGCGGCCGCATCAACGAAGCGGTGGCAGGCGGGTTCGCCGCTCAGCGATTTCGATGGTGTTCCCGCCACCGTGAAAGAAAACATTGCCCGCGAGGGGAAGCCGAAGCCGTCGGGCACCGCGATCCCAAACCCTCCCGTCGCCGAACGCAACGCCCCGACCACCGACCGGCTGCTCGAGGCGGGAGTCGTGATCCTCGGATCGACGACCATGCCCGACTGGGGCATGCTGTCGTCGGGAGTGTCAAGCCTGCACGGCATCACCCGCAACGGATTGAATCCGGCCCATACCTCGGGCGGGTCAAGCGCGGGGGCAGGCACCGCGGCCGCGGCAGGCTACGGCCCGCTGCACGTGGGAACCGATATCGGGGGCTCGATCCGCCTTCCTGGTTCCTGGCAGGGCCTCACCGCCCTCAAACCGAGCGAGGGACTCATTCCGCTCGACGTGCCGTACACCGGCCGCGCCGCGGGCCCGCTCACGCGCACCGCTGGCGACGCGATACGGCTGATGTCGCTCATCGCGAAGCCAGACGCCCGCGATTACCTGACACGGCCGTACGAACCCATGCAGTGGATCGCGCAGCCCCTCTCGCCGAGGGGCATGCGAGTCGCGATTCAGCGGGATGCGGGCTCGGGTCTCGCCGTTGAGCCAGAGACCGCCGCCGCGCTCGAACGTGCGGCAGAACGTTTTGAAGCGGCGGGTGCTGAGGTGGTCGACCTTGACCCCTTCATGGCGCCCGAGGTGCTCGATGGGCTTGTCGACTTCTGGCGGAGCCGCTCGTACGCCGACTACGAGGCGCTTGACGAAGCGGGTCAGGCGGCGGTGCTGCCATTCATTGCCGAGTGGTGCATCGCGGGCGCCGGGCGAAGCGCGGCCGAAACCGTGCGTGGCCGAAACATGGCCGACGAGATGGCCCGGGTCACGCGCCAGGCGACAGCCCCCTTCGACCTCGTGATCTCGCCGGTAACGCCGGTTGCTGCGTTTGCTGCCGAAGAACCGATGCCCGTGCTTGATCCACTCGCGACGATGGGTCACATTTCGTTCACGGTGCCCTACAACATGTCGGGTCAGCCTGCTGTTTCAGTGGGCATGGGTGTGCAGGCCGACGGCCGCACGATCGGGCTGCAGATCGCCTCGCGCATCGGCACCGATGATCGGCTCATGCGGGTTGCGCTCTGGTTTGAACAGGTTCGCGGCACCGCCGCCGAGGTTGACTGGGCGGCGGTGCGTTAA
- a CDS encoding SDR family NAD(P)-dependent oxidoreductase — protein sequence MTQPIDYSQLFRLDHRQILVIGAGSGIGRESAQALAAQGAHVIAADRLLATAQETAAIITDQGGSAEAFELDVLDDEAVEAAAERFGQSAALVFTAATNVRKRMADYTLDEFDRVVNLNLRSSFQLIRLFGQKFAENGGGSIISFASIRAQVVEPGQGVYAATKAGLVQLTKTAAAEYGDRNVRVNVISPGVVETPLTDQIKATPEWYNAYANKAALGRWSRPDELAGAVVFLASDASTFVTGSTLMVDGGWTAIDGRYTPPTA from the coding sequence ATGACTCAGCCCATCGACTACTCACAACTGTTTCGACTCGATCACCGCCAGATCCTGGTGATTGGCGCCGGCAGCGGCATCGGGCGCGAATCGGCGCAGGCACTCGCCGCGCAAGGCGCGCACGTCATCGCGGCCGACCGCTTGCTCGCTACCGCGCAAGAAACCGCCGCCATCATCACCGATCAGGGCGGCTCAGCCGAGGCCTTCGAACTCGACGTACTCGATGACGAGGCCGTCGAGGCGGCGGCTGAACGCTTCGGCCAAAGCGCGGCGCTCGTATTCACGGCCGCAACAAACGTTCGCAAGCGCATGGCCGACTACACGCTCGACGAGTTCGACCGGGTCGTCAACTTGAACCTGCGCTCCTCGTTTCAGCTCATTCGCCTCTTCGGGCAGAAATTTGCCGAGAACGGGGGCGGTTCGATCATCAGCTTCGCCTCGATTCGGGCGCAGGTCGTCGAACCAGGCCAGGGTGTCTATGCGGCGACGAAGGCCGGTCTCGTGCAGCTCACGAAAACCGCGGCTGCCGAGTACGGCGACCGCAACGTGCGCGTCAACGTGATCTCGCCCGGCGTCGTCGAGACCCCGCTCACTGACCAGATCAAGGCGACCCCAGAGTGGTACAACGCCTACGCGAACAAAGCGGCGCTCGGTCGGTGGTCGCGCCCCGACGAGCTCGCCGGTGCCGTGGTCTTTCTCGCGTCAGACGCCTCAACGTTTGTGACCGGTTCGACGCTCATGGTCGATGGCGGCTGGACAGCGATTGACGGGCGCTACACCCCGCCAACCGCCTAG